The genomic window ATGAGGGGGTCTCGCAAGCGGATTCGTCGCCTCGACGGGACCGACCCGCACCCCCGGCGTCGCCTCGACCGCCGATCCGCGGCCTGCCCGGCGGCTCGCCCGGGCGGTCTCTCCGAGCCCCTCGGCGGACATCGGCCGGCCATGAGGGCCGGATTCGGAGACGAACTCCGACCACGTCATAAGCGATACATCCCCCCGCTCGTTCGGAAAACGATATCCCTCATATTCGCGCAAAGGCCAATGCGCCATGAGGGACAATACGGCGCGATTTGCGCCCTTGATGCCGATCCGGGACCGCGTCGCATCGCGACGGCCCCGGGGCGGGAGCCCGGGCCCGTCGATCCCGCGCGGCACAAATGAGACACGGCCGAAACCCCGGCGCGGTCGGGCCGGGCCATGCGACGACGCCCCCGGCGAGCCCAGCGTCCGACCTCTCGGGCCGCGATAGGCCGGAGCGGGGCGGGCTCCGGCGGGAAGAGAGTGTCGGATGATCCGGCGTCGATAGGGCATCGACCCTCGGATCGATCGGGTCGCGTCGCGTGACGATGGGCGAGGAGTGAGAGGCGCCGCCGAGATTCGAACTCGGGATGGAGGTTTTGCAGACCTCTGCCTTACCACTTGGCTACGGCGCCGAGGCGTCGCGGGACGGGCGGCGAGGCCGCCGGCGACCGCGTACCTGGGCAACATAGGCCCATCGTAGCGTGAGGGGCCGAGCAGGGCAAGCAGACTTGGCGGCCGACCGCGTCGCGACGCCGCAACGCCGGGCGGGCGGCATGGGGCGGTCGGCGGGTCACGGCCTGGCCGGGGAGGAGGCCGGCCTCACCTCGGCGGGGAGGAGGGCGGCGGGGGGCGGCAGGAACGGAGCCTCGCCGGTGACGGCCCAGAAGAGGCGCGGGGGGCCTTCCGGGTAGGCCTCGCCCCGCGACCACGTGTGGGTGATCTTGCCGTAGAGCGTCCGGACCTTCGCGAGCGTCCGCTTCTCCTCGTCCCCCGCCTGGGTCAGGCTGCGGAGGAGGCCCGAATCGACCTCGAAGTGGTGGTCGTGCCAGTAGGCCTTCTCCTCGGCCGGCATGGCGTCGTAGGTCGCGGCGCCGACGAGGTATTCGACGCCGATCAGCCTCGCGTCGGGGCCGGTGCCGTCGTAGAGGAGGCACTGGCTGAGGCCGTCATGGACCGGCTTGCAGAAATGGTAGGCGACCTGGGCCCGCGACGGCTCCGCCTTCTCCAGGTGGACGCCGGCGAAGGCGAGCGGGCAATGCAGGACCTCCTCGACCGGCGCCTTGACCCCCGACCGGGTGGCCTTCGCGTGATCCTGGGCGCGAGCCAGGGCCTCGCCGCCGCCCCGGGCGGCGATCAGGCCGGCGAGGAATCCCCCGAGGCCGACGAGCAGGAGCGCGGCGTGGGTCCGGGCGATCGTCCGAGGGATGGCTCGCATGCGTTGCGGTCCTCCTGAAATCGTGCTGCCCGCGGGCCGCCGGGCTGCCCGCGGGGCGGTGGTCCATGGAGTGCGACGCTCCCGACGCGACATGATCGTGCCGGCCGTCGGACGGGATGTCCAGCCCCCTCGCGACTCTCTCCGCCCCACCAGGGCGGCCCCCGGCGGCCCATCCCGCCGAGGTGCGCGGGCCTCTCGGCCGCCGATGCCGCGTCGTGGCCGCGATCGGGGCCGGCCACGTCGCCTATGCATCCGATCCGGCCGCGGGTGGCTGTGGTGGGGCGCAGCGACGCGACGGTCGAGCGGGCTGCGGCGGGTGGCGGAGCCCGACTCCGTAGGCCGGGGCGATCCCGCGGCATCGCCTCCGGCTCTGCCGCAGCCACCCGGAGCTTGCGCCGGCCCCGGCTCACACCTCCAGCGTCCGGGTGGCTGTGGTAGGGCGCAGCGACGCCACGGGATCGCCCCGGCCGGCGCGAGCGGCGCGGGCTCGACCGCTCGCCACAGCGATCCCGCGGCATCGCCTGCGGCTCTGCCGCAGCCACCCGGAGAGGTCCGCCGGCCCGCCCCCTGCCCGACCGGGCTCGCACGCCATGGGCGGCTGTGGTGGAGCGCAGCGACACCGAGGCCCCTTCCCACGCCCGGCGCACGCCCCGGCCGGTGCAACTGCGCCGCGACTACCGGGGCTGGGCCTCGGCAAGCCGCTTCAGGGCCACGGCCAGGGGGGAGCGGGCGGGGCCCTCGCTCAGGTCTCGGGCCAGGGCGGCCAGGCGGTCGCGGAGGAGGAGTCGCTGCGCGGGGGAGCCGGAGTCGAGGATCGCGGCGAGCCGCTCGGTGAGCTCGATCGGGAAGCGCGAGGAGGCCGGCCAGGGGCGGCGGAGGGTCGATTCCCACGCGTCCAAAGCGGCGCCCAGCAGGCCGCGGCCCGACAGGTCGAAGATCCGGGCCGTCGCGACGGTCTCGATCGCCCGCTCGACCCGAGGGCCGGCCTGCGCCGGGGGGACCTTCAGGAGCCAGTCGAGCAGCCGGTCGGGCTCGCCGCCGTTCAGGCCCGCGTCGATCCGCAGCTCGTCGAGCGTGGGACGCAGGGGCGGCGGCAGCTTGGCCCTGTCGATGCCCTCCAGGACCGATCGTCGGACCGCCTCGCCGTCCCCCGTCGCCCCCGCGCAGAGGGCGCCCATGGCGGCGATCAGGCAGCCGTCCAGGCGGGCCTCGTCGTCGCCGGACGGGATGAGCAGGGCGTCCCCCGCGGCGATCTCCCGGGCCCGCCAGCCGGGATGCACCAGCGCGGGGTCGTCCCCCGTCGGCGGGGCGCGGTGCCGGCCCGGGTCGTCGGCCGCGGGGATGAGGCGGTGGAGGGGGTCGCCCAGGTAGGCGAGCCGCCAGGGGCGGCCGTACGGCTCGTGCTCCCCCTGCCGCAGGGCCGCGACCAGGGGCATCCCCCGGACGGCCAGGCCGGCGGCCAGCGCGGGCGGTCGGAACGCCTGGAGGTACGGCTCGTTCATCGACCCGTAATAGACGAACGCGCCCTGGTCCAGCCATCGGCCGGCGATCGTCGCGGGGTCGGTGGGATCCGCCGCGGAGAAGCTGTGGATCATGGAGACGACCGCCGGGACGCCGCGGGGGATGTCCTCCGGCCGGCCCGGCCCGCCCGCGATCTGGAAATGATCGGGGCCGCCGGACGAGTTCACCATCACCCAGCCGAAGCGGCCGGCGGGGTCGAACGCCCGGTGCCAGGCCGCCAGGCTCGCGGCGGCCCCCGCCCTATGCCAGGGCGCGGGCGCGGGCCGCAGGAAGCTCTCCAGGACCACGTCGGCCAGGTTCATCGCGTAGGCTCCCCACGGCCCGTCGGGGGAATACGTATTCCAGAGGACGGCCGCGGACGGCTGGAGG from Aquisphaera giovannonii includes these protein-coding regions:
- a CDS encoding DUF1264 domain-containing protein codes for the protein MRAIPRTIARTHAALLLVGLGGFLAGLIAARGGGEALARAQDHAKATRSGVKAPVEEVLHCPLAFAGVHLEKAEPSRAQVAYHFCKPVHDGLSQCLLYDGTGPDARLIGVEYLVGAATYDAMPAEEKAYWHDHHFEVDSGLLRSLTQAGDEEKRTLAKVRTLYGKITHTWSRGEAYPEGPPRLFWAVTGEAPFLPPPAALLPAEVRPASSPARP